From the genome of Labeo rohita strain BAU-BD-2019 chromosome 12, IGBB_LRoh.1.0, whole genome shotgun sequence:
GTGTGGGACGTGTTCTGCAGAGACGGGGAGGAGTTCCTGTTCCGCACGGGGCTTGGGATCCTGCGTCTCTATGAGGAAGTGCTCCTGCAGATGGACTTCATTCACATCGCTCAGTTCCTGACCAGACTCCCAGAGGACACGCCATCCGAGCGCCTTTTCAGCTGCATCGCCAACACTCAGATGTTCAGCAGCAACAGGAAGTGGACCCAGGTCAGTTCCTGTCTGTGCTGTTACAGCGATCAACCTGTGGAGTTTGTTTGCAAGGAAAATGCAGGCAggaaattaaatgcaaatatacTTCCTGCTACATTCTGTTCTCTTCAGAGATTCTTTTTGCATAACTTCTATTAATAGATACCtagtaaaataaatttgttttgagaaaagggcagaattttcatattttctgtaaactaatcctttattTTGAGTATAGCTCACATTACAGATGAACTTTATTCTTCTACGTTACATTTGTGTAATGTtccttaaaggaataatttcccaaaaatgaaattagctGTAAATCTATTCattctcaggccatccaagatgtagatgagtttgtttcttcatcagatttggagaaatgtagcatcacttgctcaccaatgaatctTCTGccgtgaatgggtgccgtcagaatgagagtccaaactgctgataaaacatcacaatattcCACATGTGATCCACACCATTTTAGTCCATCAGGgaactttttaactttaaactgttgcttctggccGGAAGACAAATCCTTAATgcctttcattctgacggcacccattcacggCAGTGGATCCTTTGAGAAACTATTAACATATCTGTTAATTATTtctcttgtctctctctctttatcagGTGTTTAATACCCTCATAAAGGataaagaaatggaaaaaagcAGCAGTCCTACAGTGAAAAACTCTTGAACTctcatcatttttatatatcCAGTTGACTTTAACTCTCAATTCGAAGAGGATTGTATAAAACGGGCtcaaagaaatgaaatgaaggaaaagaaaaagctAAACTTGATTTCTTTGCAACCACGCCAGTATTACTGAAGTTACACATTTGTATGAAGTAAAAACACAAGCCTGTTATGAGAAAATACTCCACCAGCTTAGTCACGTACTGTACCAGATACCAgcatcaggtttttttttccataatatTCCTCCAAATGGAGAGAACTGGTGCATATGAAGAAATGTGCAGACATGCATACCATTAACTCATTTTATATGctgatgtttattttaaagcatattcaTTCAGAGCCTGGTTAATGCACTTGAGATTTTAATAATAGCATAGCAAGGttctgagattttaaaaaatgtgatattttttttaaggttttgttTTGTAGAACAAGACCTTAATGAAGTGCAatagaaattgtaaaaataagtCAGATGCAGTTAATAATGCAGGAAAAATGCATATAGTGCGTTGAGGTGTTTGAGAGCATTTTGCTGCTTCTTGCCGAAGAATTATTGCATTGTGCTACTTTAATTTCttcttttaaaacactaatatgtagCTTGATTTTTAAACTGAATCTTATTAATGATAGTAAGACAGTATGTGAAGAATGCATTCAGAGATTTGTATACTTGAAGTACATTTTCTGaaatttaaagttaaagaaTAAGAATGTGTGgtgaaataatacaatttgtcatttttgtctgtttgatttcTGTTCAGTTATTTGACCAAATGCATTGTTTGTCATGGATTTTAACCCAATGTCTGTAAATTCTGGGTCTTTGATTTGGTAATGTTGTATCttgatgaaaaatgtaaattgtgtcattaattctTGGTTTGTTTTCTACACACTCCTGGTTTTATTGTACAGTTTTCATACTCAAGTGAAGATAAATTGTAAATAGGTGAATTGTTTGACACCACAAAATTCATGtgtaaataaatctaaaactaCTATTATACTTGTtgttggttctttttttttttttaattcattgtgACTATAATTTGTCTTGtttatatagagagagaaatctaaattaataatagttaattcagtcattttacatttacagtttgaAGTATTACACCTTATCAAATAACAATTTGTAATTCAGAGAGCTTTAaggggacagttcacccaaaatgaaaactcagCTATTCAAGGTTTTGTGAAAAACGCATGCTCTGGAACTTGGGATACTCCTACTAGGGTTTTTTTTAGattgccaccaaactcggtcaacATCATCTCAAGACATTGAGGATGGAAAATTGCcaggggatttttgatatctcgaacggttCGGCCGTGGCGAGGCTACgaaattatggcgagaaatgagaaacaggaaatggctaataactattgcacacatggtctgattctgatgaaacttcaggagtttgttcgttgtatgatgccgatcacatagatgtgactataaggagtcaaagttatagcgccaccaactggcagcaggaagttaagctacagacaccaaacttggtatgtatattggtctcatcaaggcggacaactttctaattttctaattcaagtctgctattttgatttgaatgtggatttttggaaaaatcgggctataaataaattcatactccTCCAAGCAGGAATAAGTAGTTTGTCAgcatgatgccaacatactgaagatgttaaattgcgagcggatttgggatatcttaaacagttaatttatggtgatttattaaagttgcagtaaaaaacataacattaattttcttatatctttaaaatgcagcatccaaacacttcaaaacttTCTACATACATAGAACTggtcattctgagaaataaatgcttacttccattaatataaaacagtctactaaaaatagaaaaataaaaaactattaaacatctgatctcactgtgtgtgtgtgtgtgttaagtgTGTGTAAGTGTAAGTGTGAATGTTGAGAGTGGGGGAGGGTGGCTgtgtaaaagagagagagacagagtgcatttaaagtgcattatcctaactcttcacaactttttacatattaaaaaacaagtcattcttaggaaacGTTTATCATGTTTCAGAGAccgcaaaaacatttaaaatatcacacttgtaaactagcagatgaagactgtaataccaaggatgaacacaagatgacctcataggataaggaatctttttcagctcattctcagtgtatcagaatgacttaaaagcatttagattttaaccctttcattgctgtaacccttcaatccaaactggtaCAGGGATACTGTTAATGCATGTGCCCGCACCATAGTTTAATGTGGGATACACACTGTTCttctgatggcaccagggttgcggacgcgctggcggcgagggcccgtcattgctgcttgcagctatattactACTATTTGATTTTAGATTGAGACGTTTTCTCAGTGTATTCGTTCTTCCGGTTCACCAGGTGGCGCTCGAAGGCAGCGTAACGCTTGTTTCTCCACTCATGTAGCGTCTCGCTTAGTTTACTTCCTGTCCATGTGGTGCATGTGTGAAGAGGGGATACTTACACTTTTGTGGGATTAAACGGATTTACACATTTGAAACATCATCGATAGTTGAGTCAACCCACAGATCAATATGGCCCCGGTAAGTTGTTTTGTAATTAATACACAAACGAAAACGCAAGTGAGTATAACATCACCAACTTCTGTTAGCAATGTCTCTCAGCTTCAGTAATGTGCTTCACTTacactgaactgagtgtgtaaGAGTGATATTCGAGATTGAATAACGCTTgacttttcatatattttactcGTCAAAACTTTGCCTTCTTATTTACTGTACAATACTAGTGTACTGTACTAATATAATGTCTCGGTGTCATATCAAACTACACTTTTCAACCCCTGCTGGTTTGTTTGATTATACTATACTAGTTTTACCCTTACTTTATTGTTGTATTCTAGTATAAACACTTGGTGTGTCATACTATATCATAAATGGCATGCTatagaatatattattatatgattaACCTCTACTGTATCATGTCATACAGTACATATAATGTAGTATCGTATACTTATAATtaaccttttattttgtttaatccTTTGGTATTCTTAACTTTGACCAAAGGCAGTAAGTGTAATGCTTACACATTtagttcaataatatttttcttgtaatattttatattttgaagatATTCCATTATGCCAAGGAATATTGATCTCTAAATTATAcaccatttgtttttatgtaatgtaatgcaaatataagaagaagaaaaaaacattttttactgatAAAGTAttaggggggaaaaaatcttgattttcagTTATTGCAGTATTTAAGTTAACAGTAGAGCAAAAGGATTTAAACTCCATTGATTTGAGGCAGATTATCTGgtgaaaaatctaattttggaaattttgaattataattttgaaatattcacctatttaaaataactgctttctatttaaatatattttaaaatgtaatttattcctgtgatttcaaagctgaattttcagcatcattactccagtcttcagtgtcacatgctccttcagaaatcattctgatatgctgatttgggaattattgaatattatagaaattagggctgtcaacaattaatcgcgattaatcgcatacaaaataaaagtttgagtttgcctaatatatgtgtgtgtactgtgtgtaattattatgtatatataaatacacacaaattaatgtgtatatatatgagaaatatgttattaatatacaaaataattttatttgtatataatataaaattataaaaattataataaatatatatgcttgaaaatatttcttaaatatatacatgaatgtgtttgtatttatatatacataataattatacacagtacacacaaacatattaggcaaactcaaacttttattttgtatgcgattaatcacgattaatcgttgacagccctaatgatagaaattaatacttttatttagcaaggatgctttaaattgatcggAAGTGATgaaatttgtaatattacacAAGATATTTCAGATAAGTGCTGTTCTTGTGAACATCAAAGAAAGCTGGGAAAAAATCACttctttcaacataataataaatatttttgagcagcaaatcacaatattagaatgacttctgaaggatcatgtgacttgagtaatgatgctaaaaattcagtgttgcatcagaggaataaattatattttaaaatatatatttaaatagaaaacaaatagtaaaaatatttcaaaatgttactgtttttgctgtactttggatcaaataaatgcaggcttggtgagtggaagagacattaaaaatcttactgttcaaaaacgtttgattGGCAGTGTATAAGCCATTATCTCTTACACTagcatgtattattttaatgtattttcatgCATCTTTCACACAAGGCTTCcaaaaagaacaagaaaaagaGGCCTAGCTTCAGAAAACTGCTGAAAACCAGCAATCTGAAGCtagaaaacaaacagaagaaTCGGCAGTTTAAGCAACAGAGCTCAGCTAAGAAATACCGCAAAGAACAGAGGAAACTTCGACAAGCCATTACCAATGTCTCCAATAAGACCCCCAAACCCCTGGAGTGCTATAAAAAGAAACCAGGTGAGAGAAACTGTTTttggatcatttttatattagttcTCATGCTGTGCATTAGGATGGTGTTGTGATGTTGATGTATCATAACAGTGggggaagaagaagaagaagaagaggagttCCTGGAGTCTCTGCCTGTAGACATGATGGACGAGGATGACCTAGAACAGATCAAAGCCATGGCAAAGAAAGCTTCCTTTTTGACTCGAGACATCTCTTCATGGTAAGCAGccatgtttaaaacaaaacacttgaCGTTTATTTCCCTGTAGACCAACAACTGATATTGTTTGTCTTTgatcatttttcatttgtagTGCGCCAGCACATGCCAAAAAGCGCAAGTCCGAGCAGCCGGTGGAGAAGTATGAGAAGATACCCAGGAAGATGCAGCAGGAGGAAGAGAAAGAACTCATTCATCTGCTGCCCATCAAAGACAAGAGAGGCCTGATCCCTCAGACCATGGAGAAACCCGGTGTGTGTCGGCACATGACTTTCAGTGAATGCTGTGGTGCTAAAGACTGTGATTTGTGATTAACTgtgccttctttttttttttttttttttttttttttttctagttgtGCCGAAggcagaggaagaggaggaaccAGTCGACCAGGatgaattaaataaaggttGGTGTGAATTTTCTTGCATTTCTCAAGAAATTGCTATGGCAGTAAATATAGTAGAGAAAGAAATTCTAGTGTTTTTGTTAGTCGAATCCTTttgatacaaaatatatttatgatttgaagttaatattttaatagcaacatatttgcatgttcactgttCTTTGATGTTGGTTATTGGttacatgacatgcaggtaaactataataaataataaaaatgtttatttttttttagtattttatttggattgttttattttaattctacatttttatgatttaattttttttaaaacaaattctcAAACTCCCAGACTACCCTAATAACTTTGCCCatgacacttttattcagcaaggattgatcaaaagtgacagtaaagacatttttaatgttacaaaagatttcaggttcaaatgaatgctgttcttttaaactttgttcatcaaagcatcctaaaaaaaaattacagtttccacaaaaatattcaacaccacaactgttttcaacatttatagtaataggatttttttcttgagctgcaaatcagcatattaaatgatttctgaaggatcatgtgacactgaataagtaatgatgctgaaaattcagctttgcaacacaggaataaattacatgttaaaacatattcaaatagaaaacagttattttaaattgtaataatattttgcaatattactgtttttactgcctTAGTGAGCAGAGaaagatctttaatgttgttctttaatatttaaaaaatgtaatcttaaACTGTGGGCATTGtttcaaatatatttctgtatgtataaaatttgttttatttttttagcaactTTTGACCATATTTTGGGCTTTCTTTAAATCAAAAATAGAGGAAGAGGAACCAGAAAGCCTCCCACTGTTAAATGCTCAGGAGCAATTTGAGCTTCGCTCTCAGAGACTGATGGAGAAGAAACTGCGCATCGCAAGCCTGTCGTCCACAATACTCGCAGATCCACATGTGAATGTAAGACAGTCCTTCGCAGTGATCTTCTGTATGTGATCTATTGTCGTCACATGTATGAAGACGTTCCACATGTGTTTTAGATCAAGAGGCTGAAGGAGCTGAGGTCCATGCTGATGGAGACGGACCCGTGCATCGCTGTTACTGTCAGAAAGCTAGTCATGGTGTCTCTCATGGAGGTGTTCAAGGACATTGTGCCATCATATCGAATCCGACCCCTGACAGAAGAGGAGAAAGCTACAAAGGTGCAGTGGCCCactgttaaatgttaattttctttCACCTTTTGTGCATAAAAGAATTTATTgtataatgaaaatgtactgtaaCTGTAAGTACAACTTCAGCCTACACTGCTTTCTCAGACTGAAATGAtcagactttaaaaataaaacttctgtCATATTATAATACAAAGAAACAGTCTATAATTTGGCAGATTCACCCATATTTTACTTTAAGAATTAAGAGTCTGTcctgctttaaaggagaagtccacatccaaaacaaagattcacatatgaatctgtttactcaccccttgtcatccaagatgttcgtgtctttctttcttcagtcgtaacaaaattatgtttttttgagggaaaacatttctgcatttttctccatataatggacaggtatggtgccccgagtttgaacttccaaaatgcagtttaaatgcggcttcaaacaatccccaatgcggttgtaaacgatcccggCTGAGGAAttagggtcttacctagcgaaacgatcggttattttcattaaagaaatacaatttaaatactttttaatctcaaactctcgtcttgcctttctctccctgaactctgtgtattctgactctaGACAGTTAGGGTATCTCGAAAAACTCCTATCATATTTTATgcatcaacttcaaaaatcatttcaaaatcatcctacatcgctgtagaaGTCCCGACCCAGTCttgcaaagatcatcaaacacccttaacaaaaaacagcgatatagggcgattttgaagttgagggagaacatgagatggtagtttttcggcataccctaactgtcatgaaccggaacagtccaggcagagtaagacaagatgagcatttgacattaaaaagtatataaattgtattatttttattaaaataaccaatcgtttcgctagataagacccttcttcctcggctgggattgtttacaaccgcatttgggatcgtttgaagccgcatttaaactgctttttggaagtttaaaattggggcaccatatcagtccataatatgaagaaaaatgctgaaatgttttcctcagaaaacaatttctttacgactaaagaaagaaagacatgaacatcttggatgacaagggggtgagtaaagtggagttctcctttcaaatcatatgtgaccctggaccacaaaaccagtcataaggttcaattttctgaaattgagattaacatgtcatctgaaagcagaataaatatgctttccattgatgtatggtttgttaggataggaatctgagggtgcaaaaaaaaaagagaaaatagcctttcaaagttgtccaaatgaagttcttagcaatgcatatttctaaacaaaaattaggtttatatatatttacggtaagaaatttgcaaaatatcttcatggaacatgatctttacttaatatcctgatgatttttgctataaaagaaaaatctttgacccatacaatgtatttttctactattgctacaaataaacccgtgctacttgagactggttttgtggtccagggtcacatattatagactttttggATACATGGACCACAGAGAATTAAAATGCAACGcaaaaaatgcatcatttaaGCATTTCCTATTCTTCTCAGGTGAAAAAAGAGACGATGCAGTTGAGGGAGTTTGAGGAGGGTCTCATCAGCCAGTATAAGTTTTACTTGGAAGATCTGGAACAGACAGTCAAAGGTACATCAAGTGCTCTGTGCTTTTAACTTCCCTTCAGTCCATTCGTTCTCATCGCAACCATCTGATCTGATGCTGTTTCAGACTGGAAGCagaagaaggagaagaaaaGTCAGGCCGTGTCTCTTCAGAGTTATAAAGGTCTTGCTGAAGTGGCCATCCGGTGCATTTGTGAGCTCATGGTCGCTCTGCCACACTTCAATTTCCACAACAACATCATAGTCATGGTGGTGCCTTTGATGAGCGACCCCTTCCGGAATGTCAGTCCGCTAGTGATATTTGTTGGAAAGACTTAACATTTTGAGGTTTGCTTGTGGAGAGTGTcactgaaatgttgttttgcaTTCAGGTGTCTGATATGTGTTGTGAAGCCATCAGCAAACTGCTGAAGCAGGATAAACTGGGTCATGCCTCATTAGCGGTGGTGAAGGTCATCTCAGGCATTGTCAAGAGCAGGAACTACAAGGTCAAACCTCAGGTACGACCACCATACTTTGTCGAGGAACTCTTAGTCCAATGATAAAACTGATAATTTACctacccctatgtcatccaagatgttcatgtctttttttcttcagtcgaaaagagaTTTTCGAAAAacaattcaggatttttctccatatagtgcacGTCAGTGggagccagtgggttgaaggtccaaattgcagtttcagtgcagctttaaagggctctacacgatcgcAGCTGTAGAATAAGGGTCTtctctagcaaaacgattgctcattttctaagaaaaacaaaaatgtatagaattttaaccacaaat
Proteins encoded in this window:
- the noc3l gene encoding nucleolar complex protein 3 homolog, producing MAPASKKNKKKRPSFRKLLKTSNLKLENKQKNRQFKQQSSAKKYRKEQRKLRQAITNVSNKTPKPLECYKKKPVGEEEEEEEEFLESLPVDMMDEDDLEQIKAMAKKASFLTRDISSCAPAHAKKRKSEQPVEKYEKIPRKMQQEEEKELIHLLPIKDKRGLIPQTMEKPVVPKAEEEEEPVDQDELNKEEEEPESLPLLNAQEQFELRSQRLMEKKLRIASLSSTILADPHVNIKRLKELRSMLMETDPCIAVTVRKLVMVSLMEVFKDIVPSYRIRPLTEEEKATKVKKETMQLREFEEGLISQYKFYLEDLEQTVKDWKQKKEKKSQAVSLQSYKGLAEVAIRCICELMVALPHFNFHNNIIVMVVPLMSDPFRNVSDMCCEAISKLLKQDKLGHASLAVVKVISGIVKSRNYKVKPQVLNCFLSLRIKEVEMKKDAEDTAPKKKFMSFKEKRANLSRMQRKWKKAEEKLQKELLEAEASENKDKKIKLHTETLNIVFLTYFRILKKAQKSILLPSVLEGLAKFAHLINLEFFDDLLAVLYGLITSGDLTVRESLHCILTSFHILSGQGDVLTIDPLKFYNHLYKTLLTLHAGRTNENTEIVLQCLDIMLTKRRKQVTLQRAQGFLKRLSTLGLHLMPDSCVGILAANRTLIHTFPKCDILLDNEMQGSGVYLPELDVPEYCNPQNTSLWELHLLKRHYHPMVRKFAVHLMRGAPSEGSGALSMELSRRAPVQLFEDYSVKDMNFNPPVAEPPSKKKEHFTIGDAFLDSELKAQIDAALQNESEETNLDFTSQQETWINVN